A stretch of Miscanthus floridulus cultivar M001 chromosome 13, ASM1932011v1, whole genome shotgun sequence DNA encodes these proteins:
- the LOC136499653 gene encoding factor of DNA methylation 5-like, translated as MGSSLEDQFVWPWMGVLVNVPTEWKNGRQVGGSGNRLKEQLSRFCPQKVVPLWNYRGHTGNAIVEFTKDWIGFNNAIAFENHFEAEGYGKRDWKLRNDRGPEMFGWVARADDYRCQGPIGAFLRENGDLKTVGDLESEEAHKTDQLVATLASEIEVKNSHVEKLKSKCNETTAWLDMMMEQREQILQKYNEEIRKMQQISRRHSQEVFDENKKLRKELESKMHELDLRSKHLDHIASQSDSDIRNLQQEKEKNEIETNHIKMATMEQQKTDENVLKLVEEHKREKQAALEKILKLQQHLDAKQKLELEIQTMKGKLEVMKHMPGEQDSESKKKMDELTEELKEKVAESEEMEALNKALVIKERKSNDELQHARKELIDGFQELAGSGRANICIKRMGELDPKAFGIACRNRLSKEDAEATSALLCSKLDAEIRNSNWYPFKVKVVAGKEMEFLKEDDEMLRKLKEDHGEEVDLISLVSFFSLPARYLKSGAYFLDNNVIKQKIRETIIVSKSNI; from the exons ATGGGCTCTAGTTTAGAAGATCAATTTGTCTGGCCTTGGATGGGTGTTCTAGTTAATGTGCCTACTGAGTGGAAGAATGGGCGTCAAGTTGGAGGGAGTGGAAATCGGCTTAAAGAGCAACTTTCACGCTTCTGCCCACAGAAGGTTGTTCCTCTATGGAATTATAGAGGTCATACAGGAAATGCTATTGTTGAGTTTACCAAAGACTGGATTGGCTTCAATAATGCGATCGCCTTTGAAAATCATTTTGAGGCAGAGGGATATGGCAAAAGGGATTGGAAGCTGAGGAATGACAGAGGGCCAGAGATGTTTGGATGGGTTGCAAGAGCTGATGATTATAGATGCCAAGGGCCTATAGGAGCCTTTTTGCGAGAAAATGGTGATCTGAAAACTGTTGGTGATCTTGAAAGTGAAGAGGCTCATAAAACTGATCAACTTGTTGCTACTTTGGCTAGCGAGATTGAAGTAAAGAACAGTCATGTGGAAAAACTGAAATCCAAGTGCAATGAGACGACCGCGTGGCTTGACATGATGATGGAGCAAAGGGAGCAGATCCTCCAGAAGTATAATGAAG AAATTCGCAAGATGCAGCAAATATCTCGAAGGCATTCACAGGAGGTTTTTGATGAGAATAAAAAACTCCGCAAAGAGTTGGAGTCCAAGATGCACGAACTTGACTTAAGATCTAAGCATCTTGATCACATAGCTTCGCAAAGTGATTCAGACATAAGGAATCTTCAGCAAGAGAAGGAAAAG AACGAAATTGAAACTAATCATATTAAGATGGCAACAATGGAGCAACAGAAGACTGATGAGAACGTGCTTAAGCTTGTGGAAGAACACAAG AGGGAGAAACAAGCTGCTCTAGAAAAGATTCTCAAGTTACAACAGCACTTGGACGCCAAACAGAAGCTTGAGTTAGAAATACAAACAATGAAAGGAAAACTGGAAGTTATGAAGCATATGCCAGGTGAGCAGGATTCTGAGTCAAAGAAGAAGATGGATGAACTCACTGAGGAGCTGAAAGAAAAGGTCGCTGAATCGGAAGAAATGGAGGCTCTGAACAAAGCTCTAGTTATCAAGGAAAGGAAGAGCAATGATGAGTTGCAGCACGCTCGGAAGGAGCTGATAGAT GGCTTTCAGGAGCTTGCTGGTTCTGGCCGAGCTAATATATGTATAAAGAGAATGGGTGAGCTTGATCCCAAAGCATTCGGAATCGCTTGCAGGAATAGGTTATCAAAAGAGGATGCAGAAGCCACTTCTGCTCTCCTTTGTTCGAAGTTGGATGCTGAAATTAGAAACTCAAACTGGTACCCTTTTAAGGTTAAAGTGGTGGCTGGAAAAGAAATG GAATTTCTTAAAGAGGATGATGAGATGCTCCGGAAGCTGAAAGAAGACCATGGCGAAGAAGTTGATTTGATTTCTCTTGTTTCCTTTTTTTCATTGCCAGCAAGGTATCTCAAGTCAGGAGCATACTTTCTTGATAATAACGTGATAAAGCAGAAAATTAGAGAAACAATTATAGTAAGTAAAAGTAACATATAG